TAAAAATAGTCTAACATAAAAAAGCTCTTCCTAGTTTCCTAGAAAGAGTTTTTTTGAGAACGTTATCAACTTGATAAACATACATCGTACGCGTGCTTTGTATAAACAAATCCTTCAAAAATAAGACGGGCCGTACGCACTACTTTGATTCCATTAACCTGTCCTTCTTTTAGATCTACACTGGTTTCCATAATTCCCATTGGATGAGCAAGTCGAACCGTATCGCCTTTTAGTTGAACCATTTCTGACAGAAGCGTGCCTTTTGTATAGATAGCCGCCGTTGTACAAATTGCTCCTGTAATCGCAAGCGTTTGATGCGGTTTTTGCATCGACATCATGCGAATTAATACGTCCATTTGAGAAGCAGCTTTTTCTCTGCCAGTCCCGTCGCGGTGGTCCATCGGAGGAGCAATAATCGTCATTTTTGGAACCGCTGGTGATAGTTTAGTTGCTTTGCCTTGAGGTGCGAGCCCCGCTTTTTCCGCTGCAATGGAGCGAATTTCTTCAAATAGCTTCAGCTGTTTGTCCGTGTATTCATGCGGAAGTTCTGTTCCTTTTAGGCCAATATCCGCTGCTTTAACAAATACAAGCGGATTTCCTACATCAACAATTGATGCTTTTACTGTTCCGATGGATGTTTGCAGAAGATCAATAGCGTTCCCGGTCGGAAGCAGTTTTCCGGTAACGGCTCCTTCTCCGTTTTCAAACGAAAGATAAATAGGTGAACCCGTACCTGGCACTCCAGGAATCATACATTCCCCTTCTGTTTTCACTTTCCCGTTTTCTACTTCTACTTCCGCTACGATTACTTTTTTAGTATTCG
The genomic region above belongs to Priestia megaterium and contains:
- a CDS encoding 2-methylaconitate cis-trans isomerase PrpF family protein; this translates as MTRIPVTVMRGGTSKGVFINHEEMPVNKSDWEPFLLDIMGSPDQRQIDGLGGANSLTSKIAIIKKSDLEKADVDYTFAQVSISESLVDFKGNCGNISSAVGPYAIEQGLVQAVEPVTKVRIYNTNTKKVIVAEVEVENGKVKTEGECMIPGVPGTGSPIYLSFENGEGAVTGKLLPTGNAIDLLQTSIGTVKASIVDVGNPLVFVKAADIGLKGTELPHEYTDKQLKLFEEIRSIAAEKAGLAPQGKATKLSPAVPKMTIIAPPMDHRDGTGREKAASQMDVLIRMMSMQKPHQTLAITGAICTTAAIYTKGTLLSEMVQLKGDTVRLAHPMGIMETSVDLKEGQVNGIKVVRTARLIFEGFVYTKHAYDVCLSS